Within the Bacillota bacterium genome, the region CGAGGATGTCTGGTTCGCCCACGCCATCCACCTGAACGACGCGGAGGTGGCTCGCCTCGGCGAGACGAACTCCGGGGTGGCCCATTGTCCGACGTCGAACATGAAACTGAACTCCGGGGTCTGTCGCGTTCCCGACCTCCTGGCGGCCGGGGCCAGGGTCAGTCTGGCGGTGGATGGCTCGGCCTCCAACGACTCTTCCGATATGTGGGGCGAGATGCGCCAGGCCTACCTTCTACAGAAGCTGGCCTACGGCGAGCGAGGCCTTAAGTCGGAGGGAGTGCTCCGCCTGGCCACCCGCGGCGGGGCGGCCGTCCTCGGCCGCGACGACATCGGGCACCTCGCCCCGGGCATGGCCGCCGATCTGGTCCTGATCGACCTCGAGGATATCGCCTTCGCCGGCGGCCAGCACGACCCGGTGGCCGCCATCATCACGTCCGGCGACAGTCACGTGGTCGATACGACGGTGGTCAACGGGCGGGTCGTCGTCCGCGGCGGCCGGCTGGTCAACGTGGACGAGCGGGCGGTGGCCGGTGGGGCCAACCGGATCTCCCGCGGGATGCTCGACCGGGCCTCGGCCCGGACGGGGATAGACTATATGCAACCCTGTGAATAGGCGGAATGCATGAATATGCGGCGGACAAGCCATGGGAGGAGGTCACTATGAGCCAGCAGACGACGTTCAGAGAAGGATTGTCGGCCCAACAGGTGGCGGCGGAGGCGGCGAGGTGCCTGTACTGCTATGACGCGCCGTGCGTCAAGGGCTGCCCGGCCGGGGTGAACATCCCCGTCTTCATCAAGAAGATCCACAGCGGCAACTGGAGGGGAGCCGTCCGGGTGATCCGCGAGACCAACATCTTCGGCGGGGTCTGCGGTCGGGTCTGCCCGACCGAACACCTCTGCGAGAAGGAATGCTCGTCGCGCCTCCTCGGGCGGGCCATCCCCATCGGTGCCCTCCAGCGGGCGGCCTGCGATCACGAGATGGCCCGGGGGTTTGGGGCTCTGGCGGCGGCAACGGCGCCGATGGCGCCGGCGGCGGGGAAGAAGGCGGCCGTCATCGGGGCCGGCCCGGCCGGCCTGGCGGCCGCCCACGAGTTCCGTCTAATGGGCTGGGAGGTCACCGTCTACGAGGCCGGCGAGGCCGCCGGCGGGCAGCTTCGCCTGACCATCCCGCCCTACCGTCTCCCGGCCGAGGTGGTCGAGGCTGAGGTCGAGGCGGTCCTGGCGACCGGCGTGGAGGTCAAGACCGGGGTGGTCGTCGGCCGGGACATTTCGGCTGAGAAGCTGCTGGCCGAGAACGATGCCGTGATCCTGGCGGCCGGTCTCGGCGGCGGCCGTCCGCTGGAGGTTCCCGGCGAGGCCCTCGACGGGGTGGTCGGCGCCGAGGACTTCCTGGCCGAGGCCAGGGCCGGTCGTGGTCGGGGCCGGGACCTCAGGGGCAGGAAGGTGGTCGTGGTCGGCGGCGGGAACACGGCCATGGATGCGGCCACGACGGCCGCCCGGGCCAACGCCGACCGGGTGACCGTGGTCTACCGGCGGTCGAGCCGGGAGATGCCGGCCTGGTCGCGCGAATACCAGACCGCCCTGGCGGCCGGGGCCGAGTTCGCCTGGCTGGCCGGACCGGTGGCCCTCGAGCCGGGGCGGAGCGGCGGGGTCGGTAAGGTCAGCTGCGTCCGGATGGCCCTCGGGTCCCCGGACGCCTCGGGCCGGGCGGCTCCGGTCCCGATCCCGGGCTCCGAGTTCACCATCGACGCCGACCTCGTCTTGATGGCCCTGGGCCAAGGACCCAACACAGCACTGGCCGCGGCCTTCGGGCTGAAGCTCGGGGGTGGCCGACCGGTCCTCGGTCCCGATGGCCGGACCGGCCGTGACAAGCTCTTCGTGGCCGGCGACTTCGAGAACGGCGGGGCTACCGTCGTCAGGGCCGTGGCCGAGGGCAGGCAGGCCGCCCGACGCGCGGCCGAACCACATCGCGAGGGGAGAAGAGACGATGGCCATTGATCTCTCCGTGAGCTTCTGCGGGGTCAAGTTCGAGAACCCCTTCATCCTGGCCGCCGCGCCGTCGACCGACAACGCCGACATGGTCGCCCGGGCCTTCGAGGCCGGCTGGGCCGGGGCCATCATCAAGACGACCTCGGTCGAGACGGAACAGGTCAGCCTGGTCTACCCGATGATGACCGGCCTGGACCTTGATGGGCAGCGGTTGGCCGCCCTCGAGAACATCGACCTCATCTCGGAGCGCCACATCGATCAGGTGGAAAAGGACGTCTCCCGGCTGAAGAAGGAGTTCCCCGGGAAGGTCGTCGCCGCCAGCATCATGGGGGCCAAGAAGGAACACTGGGAGGAGTTGGTCCGGCGCCTCGAGGCGGCCGGGGTCGACCTCATCGAGTGCAGTTTTTCCTGCCCCCACGGGATGCCGGAAAAGGGCATGGGCTCGGCCGTCGGGCAGAGCCCCGAGCTGACCGAGGTCACCGCCAGGTGGGTCAAGGACGCGGCCAAGCGCGTCCCGGTGGTCATCAAGCTGACTCCGCAGATCGCCGACATCGCCGCGGCGGCCGCCGCCGTCAAGCGCAGCGGGGCGGACGGGGTCTGCGCCATCAACACGGTCAAGGGGCTGATGGGGGTCGATCTCGACACCTTCATCCCCTACCCGAACGTCGGGGGGTATTCGACCTACGGCGGCGTCTCCGGCCCGGCCATCAAGCCGGTGGCCCTTCGCTGTGTGGCCGAGATCGCCCGCAGGATCGACATCCCCATCACCGCCACCGGCGGGGTGACCACCTGGCGTGACGCCGTCGAGTTCCTCCTGGTCGGCGCCCGTACGGTCCAGGTCTGCACCGAGGTCATGCGCCACGGCTTCCGGGTCATCGAGGACTTCACCGACGGGCTCCGCAACTACCTCGAGGACAAGGGCTTGAGCCGGGTCGACGAGCTGATCGGCAAGGCCCTCCCGTACATCACCGAGCACTCTCAACTCCCCAGGGCTAACAAGGTGAGAGCCCACGTCGAGGCGGAAAAGTGCATCCGCTGCGGCGTTTGCCACGTCGCCTGCCGGGACGGGGGTCATCAGGCCATCGAATTCGGCGACGACCGGTTGGCCCGGGTGGACGAGAACAAGTGCGTCGGCTGCGCCTTCTGCACGACCGTCTGTCCGGTGCCGGGTTGCTTGACGATGCGGCCGGCGGCGGCCGACTGAGGTGGCCGCGATGGTCCGGCTCCAGCTGACCGTCAATCGCCGGCCGATCAGCGTGGAGATTGAGGAGGGGGCCACCCTCCTTGATCTCCTCCGCGACAAACTCGGCCTGATGGGGGCCAAGAACGGCTGCGGCAAGGGCCATTGCGGGGCCTGCACGGTCATCGTCGACGGAGAAGCCCGGCGGTCCTGCATCGTCAAGGCCGAGAGGTGCCGGGGGGCCGACGTCCTGACCGTCGAAGGGCTGGCCGAGGGCGACCGACTCCACCCGGTCCAGGAGGCCTTCATCCGCGCCGGGGCCATCCAGTGCGGTTTCTGCACCCCGGGGATGATCATGTCCACCGTGGCCCTTCTTCGGAGAAACCCCGACCCATCCGAGGCTGAAGTCAAAGACGGCCTCCGGCACAACCTTTGCCGATGCACGGGTTACGCCTCGATCCTGAGGGCCGTGCGGTTGGCCGCCGCTCTGCTCCGCGGCGATCAGGCGGCGGTCGCGATTCTGGCGACCGTCGGAGGTCGCGGCGGCGTGGGCTCTTCGGCTCCCCGGGTGGGGGCGGTCGATCGGGTCACCGGCCGGCCGATGTTCGCCGATGACCTGACCAGACCGGGCATGGTCCACGGCAAACTGCTATTCTCGACCCATCCCCACGCCGAGATCCGGTCCATCGACACGGCCGGGGCCAAGGCCGCCCCCGGGGTCCTGGCGGTGATGACCGCCGAGGACATCCCGGGCCGCAAGATCTTCGGCCTCCTCTTCAAGCAGCAGCCCGTCCTCTGCTCGGACCGGGTCCTGCACCTGGGTGACCCGATCGCCGTGGTCATTGCCGAGACGGAGGCTCAGGCGTCATCAGCCCTTGGCCTGATCGAGGTCGGCTACCGGCCGCTGCCGGCGGTCTTCTCACCCGAGGAGGCCCTCGCCGAGGGCGCCCCGGTGCTCCACGAGGAAGGCAACGTCATGCACCGCGTGGAGGTCCGCCGGGGCGATGTCGAGGCCGGCTTCGCCCGGGCCGAGGTGATCGTCGAGGGCGACTACACCTCGCCGATGATCGAGCACGCCTACCTCGAGCCGGAGTCGGCCCTGGCGGAGCCGGACGGCGACGGCGGGGTCGTCATTTGGACGGCCAGCCAGGGTTCGTGGTCTTTCCGAGAGATGCTCGCCGCTTCGCTGGCCCTGCCCGAGGAGAAGGTCCGGGTGGTCTACACCCCGTGTGGCGGGGGCTTCGGCGGCAAGGAGGAGCCGACCGTCCAGATTCACTGCGCCCTGGCGGCCATGCGGCTCGGCCGGCCGGTCAAGATGACCCTGACCCGCGAGGAATCGATCCTGATGTCGACCAAGCGGCATCCGGAGAAGATCCACATGCGCCACGGGGCGACCCGTGACGGCCGCCTGGTGACCATGGAGGCCCGGATCGTCTGCGACACGGGGGCTTACGCGTCCCTCGGCAAGCCGGTGGTCTTCCGGTCGGCGGTGGTCTCTTCGGGGCCCTACGACATTCCCAACGTCCACTCGACGGCCGTTGGCGTCTACACCAACAATCCCGTCGGCGGGGCCTTCCGCGGCTTCGGCAGCACCCAGGTGTCCTTCGCCTCCGAGGTCCAGATGGACAAGTTGGCCAGGGCCCTGGGTCTGGACCCACTGGAACTCAGGCGGCGCAACGCCCTCCGACAGGGCGGGCAGACGGCCACCGGGCAGGTCCTCGGCCCGGGGACGAACTACCTCGGGACGCTCGAGGCGGTGGCCGGACGGCTGGCCGGACTGAAGGCCAGGGCCGCGGCGGCGGCCGCGCCCGGGCGGCGGATCGGCCTCGGGGTGGCCTCGGCTTACAAGAACGTCGGCATCGGCACCGGCAAGCACGACGGGGCCGGCGCGGTCGTCGGGCTGACCGAGGCCGGACGCCTCCAGGTCCGGATCGGGGCGACCGACATGGGCCAGGGCTCCGACACGGTCATGGCCCAGCTGGCCGCCGAGGTCACCGGGATCCACTTTGGGCTGGTCGACGTCCTGTCGTCGGACACGGCCCTCTGCCCGGACGGCGAAGAGACAACCGCCTCACGGCAGACCTACATCACCGGCAACGCCGTGGTCCAAGCGGCCGAAGCCTTCCTCGGCCGGGTGGCCGAGTTCGCCGGACCGGGCTCCAAGGTCGACGGCGACGCCGTCGTCGTCGGCTCTCGGCGGGAGGGGCTGGCCGAGTTGGCCGGCCGGGCCAAGGCCGCCGGGCGCCGCCTCGAGGGCGAATCCTTCTACCTGGCTCCGACAACCTACCCGTTGCGGGAGACGGCCGACCAGCAGCCGGGCGATGACCCGCGCCTCTGGGACGTCCACTTCGCTTACTGCTACGGGGCCCAGGCGGCAGTCGTGTCGGTCGACGTGGCCACCGGCGAGGTCGAGGTCATCGAGGTGGTCGCCGCCCACGACGTGGGCCGGGCGATCAACCCCGAGGGGGTCAGAGGCCAGATGGAAGGCGGCATCATGATGGGCCTCGGCTACGCCCTCTCGGAGCAGGTCGAACTGGACCACGGCCGGATCGTCAGCGACAACCTGCAGAAGTTGAGAGTCCCGCGGATCGGGGTCACCCCGGCCATGGACGTCGTCATCATCGAAACCCCTGAGCCCGGCGGCCCCTTCGGAGCCAAGGGCATGGGCGAACTGGCCACCAACCCGACCGCCCCGGCGATCATTAACGCCATCAGGGACGCGGTCGGCTCCCACATCGACGACCTGCCGGCGACAAGGGAGAAGGTCTTGGCGGAGATCAAGGGCAAGGAGGGGAAGAGGCCATGCTCATCGTAGGCAACGGTCTTCTGGTCACCCTGGGGGAAAGGAACCGGGTGATCCCGGGCGGCGCGGTCGCCACTGAGCGCGGGCTCGTCGTCGCCGTGGGCCCGACCGCCGAGTTGAAGGCCCGTCACCCGGGGGCCGAGTTCCTCGATGCCCGGGGCGGCCTGATCATGCCCGGGTTGGTCAACGTGCACACCCACGCCTACGGGGCCTTTGCCCGGGGAATCTCCCTCGGGGGACGGCCGGCCAAGACCTTCATCGAGGTCCTCCGCGGCCTGTGGTGGAAGCTCGACCGTGCGCTGACCCCCGAGGATGTCTTCGTCAGCGGTCTGCTGGGCCTGGTCGACTGCCTGAAGAACGGGACGACCACGGTCTTCGATCATCACGCCAGCCCGAACGCCATCGGCGGAAGCCTCGACCAGATGGCCAAGGCGGCCGGCGCCGTGGGCGTCCGGGCCTGCCTATGCTATGAAGTGTCCGACCGGGATGGCCCGGGGCGGGCCAGCGAGGGGATCGAGGAGAACGTCCGCTTCGCCGCCGGCCTGGCCGGCGGGGGCTCCACGCTGGCCGCCCTCATGGGCCTGCACGCCTCGATGACCCTCTCCGACGCGACCCTCGGGCGGGCCGTGGCCGAGGCCGGGAGGCTCGGCATAGGCTGTCACATCCACTGCTCCGAGGGACCGGAGGACCTGGCCGACAGCCGCGGACGGTATGACCGGAGCGTCGTCCGGCGGCTGGCCGACATGGGCGTCCTCGGGCCGTCGTCCATCGCCGCCCATTGCGTCCACACCAGCCCCGAGGACTTCGAGTTGCTGGCCAAGACGAGGAGCATCGTCGCCCACAACCCCCAGTCGAACATGAACAACGCCGTCGGGGTGGCCCCGGTCCTGGCCATGCTGGCGGCGGGCGTCCGGGTGGTGCTCGGCACCGACGGCTTCGGGAACGACCTCTTCGAGGGGGCCATGGCCGCCAACATCGTCCACAAGCTGGCTTCCCGCGACCCTTCGGTGGGCTGGGGTGAAGGTCAGCAGATGACTTTGGCCAACGCCGGCGAGGTGGCCACCCAGTTCTTTGGTTGCCGGCTGGGGGCGCTGACCGAGGGGGCCGGAGCCGACCTCATCGTCGTCGACTATGATCCGCCGACGGAACTCAATCCGGGCAACTTCTGGGGCCACTTCCTCTTTGGGCTCCGGGGAGGCCAGGTCCGCCACTCGGTGGTGGCCGGCCGCCTGGTCATGCGCGACCGCCGGGTCCTCGGGCTCGACGAAGCCGAGGTAATGGCCCGGGCCCGGGAGCTCTCGGCCAAGGTCTGGGAACGGGTGGCCAAGTTGTAGGCGTCACCGTCCGGGTGGCGGTCGTTCAGATGGGCGAGACGAAAGAAGCGAGTCCCCGAACGGGGGCTCGCTTCTTGGCATCTTGTGGGGAGTCGACCGGCGCGCGGCGGGGGGGGTGAGCCACGTGGCGGCGCCGACCATCGCCCATGAGGCGATGAACAGGCCGCCGCGCCTGGCTTTCGGCAACCACAGGGGTTGATTTTAACTCACTCTGCCTCCTTAAACTTCGCAATCGGGTCCGTGGTTCCTGTCAGCCGTGCACCCTCGCCGAGAGGGCGACGAGGCGCCGCGCCTCCGGCAGCGGGCGGCCGGTCTTCGGATCCACGGCCAGGCAGGCCCCGTCGGCCAGACGGGTGACCACTCCGCCATGGGCGCTCGGATTCCCCTTCAGGTGTGGGGCATCCAGGAAGCCTAGGACAACGGCGGCCGCGAGGGTCTCCGGATCGGTCAGGGGGTCCTCCACCCGGGCGGCCCCCAGGCCCTTGATGGCCTCGATCAACAGCCGCGCTTCTTCCCTCAGGCGGCGACGTCTGGTCTGGACGACCTCGTCCTTGGTCGGGTCGGGCAGGCCATCCAGGGCCGACCGGATGACGCCGCGGACGATGCCGCAGGATTCGGTGACTTCGTCCGGGCCGGCCAAGTGCAGGCCTTCGCAGTACCCGACGACGTGGACAATCTGAGGTCGGAGAGCCATCCCCAGAGTCGTGGTGTAGGCCAAGTGGCCTTTGGCCAGGTCGGGTTGGGGCGGGAAGCTGCTCAGCCCGCCCCGCACCTGGCGGAAGACCCGGAAGCTCGACCCGGCCAGCGTCTCCAGGAGGTCGATCTTGGCCAGCATCTTGGCCAGGTCCATCCGGGCGTTGGTGCCCGGCGGGGTGTTCAGCATGAACTGGGCGATGTAGTCGCGCACGCCGAGGGCCTTGGCGTTGTAAGCCGCATGTAAGCCACGGCCACGGCGACCACGTCCGGGGCGTCGCGGAGGCTCCACTGGTGCGGGTCGTTGACCTCCACCGGCACGCCCCTGGCGGCGTGCCAGCGGATGGCCGCCTGGTTCTCGGCGATGGCCTCGGCCAGGGGCCGTTCGCTCCGACCGTCCAGGGCGCTGTACCAGAAGAGGGGGACGGCCCCCCAGGCGTTCCGGATCGTCGACCGCAGGAGGCCGGCCATGGCCACGAGGTCGCGGGTCCCGCTGTAGCACCGGAGGAGGGGGTGGTTGCCAGCTTGGGCGGCCTCGTAAAGCGATTCGAGGTCGGAGGGCGCCCGGAGCGGGACGCTCCCCGCGCCGTCCTGGGCCGGGTCCTGATCCCCGGGGTGGAAGAACGACTCTTGGGCATTTTGGTCGGGTCCGATGGAGATGATGTCGACTACGCCGGCCACGGCGATGCGGCTGATCCCGCGGGCGGTGTCGGCCACGGTCGGCAGGCCGAAGTGGTGGCGAAGCAGTGGGTACGGGCTCTTGCGGGCCATCCGCTCGATGAGCCCGAGGCCGGCCAGGTCCGAACCTTGGGCTTCGCGACCGCCCAGAGCCGCCCGCGCGGCGGCGACCGCGGCGGCCTGGTCCGCCCAGCCGACGGAATCGTGAGCCGCCTTGAGGTAGGCGGCGATTCGGCCCGGTTCCTCCTCACCAGAGAAGGCGGCCTCGAAGAGCCCGAGGTCACGGGCGACCGCGACGACCGGCGGGGTACCGCCGAACAGGAAACGCCGGCCTCCCATGGCCTGGTCTCGCTCGATTCGCTTCTTCAGGCCGGACAGGACCGCCCGGGCGGCGGCCGGACCGAGCCGGTAACTGGCGGCGACGAAGGCCGCATCGGCCTCGACGGCGGCGACGATGGTCTTCTTCACGCCACCGCCCTCCCCTCGGCCACGTGGGCCAGGATCTGGCCGGGAGTGTGCCCGCTCAGGCCTAGGCGTTCGATGGTCCGGCCGATGGCCATGTAGCCCAGCCCGTGAATGGTCGAGGCCAGGTCGATCAGACAGCGGATGTTCGGGGTCGGCACGCGGAGGGCCGCCCCCAACGAGGCCATCGGCACCAGGCTGGCCGGCACGTCCTCGGTCAGGTAGCGGTGGTCCAACTGCCCAGGGGCGGTGATCCCGGCGTAACCCGGGTTGGCCTGCAGGGCCGAGTAGAGGTCGGGGGCCTTGATCCCATAGGTTTTGTCCATCCAGCTGAGAGCCGACTGGTGGGGGACGCCGAGGGTGGCCGCGATTGTGCATCGTTCTTGGTCTACGGCGGCCATGACCTTGGCCACCGAGGGCGAGGCCCCGCGCCGGTAGAACTCGAATCCGTCGGCGGTGTCCTCGATCCGGCCGGTGTTCAAGAGGGTGATGGCTGGATGGAAGACCGCCCCGATGTTGTCGAGGCTGGTCTCGAGGACGCTGGAGGCGGCCACGAAACGGCCCGGGTAGAGTTGGTCGAGGAGCCACCCGACCTCACGGTTGGCCGAGGCCGGCAGGGCCGAGAAGAGGACCCGGCTCTTCCGCCCGTATATGCGGGCCCTGGCCGGTCCCGTGGCCCGCGAGGCGAAGAGGAAGGTCGAGGCCTCGGCGACGATGGCCCCGGGCGCGGCTCCGTTCGTCCGGAGGATGGATTGGAACTCAAGGGCCCCGCCGGTCCGCCCGGGGTTGAGGACGACCACCTGGCCGTCCTGCAGGTGTGGCGCGAAGATCTCAGCCAGGGTCGCATGGCCCGTGGCCGGGACCACGACCATGATCAGACTGGCTCCCTGGACGGCTTCGCCCGGCTCCGCGGTGACCCTGTCCAAGCGGACCAGGCGCGGCGCCTTGCCCTCGAGCTCGATGCCCCCGGTTCCGATGATCGGCTCGAGGCGGCCGGGGCTCCGGTTGTAAAGGCGCACCCTGTGGCCCGCCAGGGCGAGGTCGGCCGCCATCGCCAGGCCGCCGTTGCCGGCGCCGAGGACGGCCACGGTGTGGGGCCTGCCGTGGCTCAACCCCGGCCACCACCGCCGATTCAGCCACTGGACCGCCTTGGGGAGGAATCCGGTTCTTTCGTTCACTGAAGCGACCCCCCTGATCGAGATTCGGTCGCGAAGGCGGACTGGGTCCTCAAGTCCGGGGGGCCGGGGATGAAAACGGCCCCCCGCGAGAACGCGGGGGGCACGAGAGAGGACGAAAGTCCCCGAGCGGTATGGCCGCGCCTAATCAAGGCGGCCGCGCCGCGCCCATCCCACGCTTACGAGGTTAGCTGACGGGTTCGGGCCGGAAGGATGGCCCTACGCCTGGCGGCGATTCACCCCAGAGACAATTTGGTTCCCCCGTTCCCGGCGGCCGGATTCGACCGCGGGGATTAAGCGATCCGTCTTCGTATGCCGTTTGGCCCCATTGTAGTACCTGGTTCCCCATACAGTCAAGACCAAATGTCGCAATAGCTGGGACTTTATCTGCCGCCCGGCGACCGCCGGGGGCTCCGGGGTCTGCCGCGTCAACGACTGCTTCCAGACCTTTCCCAGGCGGTTGCCGTCGCAATTGCCTTCGGCAGGTCCCGCGCCCGAAAGGTCGAAGATGATAATCTTGGATGCGCTCGAACGAGCGGGGGGATTCCGGCGGCCGCCGCCTGGTCGCGGCGGTGGTCGGCGAGCTGACGGCCGGGGGCTTCCGCTCCATGCTGGTCTGGGTCCTGGCCGACAACCCCTTCCGACGTTTCTACGAGTCGCTCGGCGGGACATATCTACGTTCGCAGAAGATGGAGATCGGCGGAGCCCGGTTGAACGAGGTCGCTTACGCCTGGACCGACCTGCAAGAAGGAGACTCAACGAGTGAAACCACCAGAAATCGTTGATGCGGGACACGAGGCCCTCAGGGGTAAGGTCGCCGTGGTCACCGGGGCGGGTCGCGGGATCGGCCGGGAGACCGCCCGGGCCCTGGCCCGCTATGGGGCCGCCGTGGTCATCGCCGAGATCAGCCAGGCCGGGGCGGAGACCGAGCGGCTGATCCGGAAGGAAGGCGGCCGGGCCATCTTCGTCCAGACCGATGTCGCCGACGCAAGATCCGTCGAGGGGATGAAGGAGAAGGCGGTCCGGGCTTTCGGCGAGGTGGATATCCTCATCAATGACGCCGTGGTCGTCCACTGCAAGCCCGTCCTCGAGCACACCGTGGAGGAGTGGGACCGGGTCGTCGCGGTCAACCTCCGTTCGGTCTTCCTGGCCATCAAGGCCTTCGTCCCGTCCATGCTCGAGAAGGGCTCGGGGGTGGTCGTCACCATGCAGACCACGGAGGGCATGCCCTACCTCGCCCCTTATGAGGCGTCCAAGGCCGGCCTAACGAGCCTGGTCTCGGCCCTGGCCCAGGAGATCGGGGAGGGCAAGGGGGTGTCGGTCTACGCTTTCGGACCGGGGATGGTCGACACCCCGGCGCTCAGGGAGGCCGTCCCGAAGCTGGCCGCCCTTTACGGCCTGCCCGAAGAGGAGTTCATCAAGCAAAGCGGGGGCCAGATGATCTCGGCCGAGCTGTGCGCCGTCGGCCTTGTCGGCACGGTCCTGCATGCCGCGGAGTTCCACGGCCAAGAGACGGGTTACGTGGCCGGTTTGGGCAAGCTCGGGCTGGGTCCCGATGGCACGAGGTGGCCGGCCGAGACCGGGCCGGGGGCGGTGGGGCCCGCGCCGGCCGACCCTCTGGAGCCGGCGGCCGTTGACCTCTGCTTGCGGGCGCTCGACCTGAACCGCCGGATGGCGGGCGTGATCCGTGATAACATCAAGGAATATGACTCCCTGACCATGTTTCAACGGCCGGTGATCAAGCGGATGTTCCAGCAAGGAACGGGGCTCAAGGTCGAGGAGTGGCTGGCCAGCGCCGAGGACATGACCGCCCGTCTGGAGCGGGCCGCTCGGCGCGAGCAGGACATGAAGACCTCGGCCCCGCCGGCGAGGCTGGCCGCCTACATCGAGCAGCTGAAGAAGATGGCCGGCTTCCTGACCAAGCAGGAGTCCGACGCGCGGGGCTGGATCAAGGATCCGAAGAAGCTCGAGACAGCCATCGCCGCCCTGGGGACCCGCCGCCGGGTGTC harbors:
- a CDS encoding amidohydrolase family protein, with the translated sequence TELMSETVDLARSLGLMVHTHLAETADEERFCRERFGCRPLEYMERVGWLGEDVWFAHAIHLNDAEVARLGETNSGVAHCPTSNMKLNSGVCRVPDLLAAGARVSLAVDGSASNDSSDMWGEMRQAYLLQKLAYGERGLKSEGVLRLATRGGAAVLGRDDIGHLAPGMAADLVLIDLEDIAFAGGQHDPVAAIITSGDSHVVDTTVVNGRVVVRGGRLVNVDERAVAGGANRISRGMLDRASARTGIDYMQPCE
- a CDS encoding FAD-dependent oxidoreductase, encoding MSQQTTFREGLSAQQVAAEAARCLYCYDAPCVKGCPAGVNIPVFIKKIHSGNWRGAVRVIRETNIFGGVCGRVCPTEHLCEKECSSRLLGRAIPIGALQRAACDHEMARGFGALAAATAPMAPAAGKKAAVIGAGPAGLAAAHEFRLMGWEVTVYEAGEAAGGQLRLTIPPYRLPAEVVEAEVEAVLATGVEVKTGVVVGRDISAEKLLAENDAVILAAGLGGGRPLEVPGEALDGVVGAEDFLAEARAGRGRGRDLRGRKVVVVGGGNTAMDAATTAARANADRVTVVYRRSSREMPAWSREYQTALAAGAEFAWLAGPVALEPGRSGGVGKVSCVRMALGSPDASGRAAPVPIPGSEFTIDADLVLMALGQGPNTALAAAFGLKLGGGRPVLGPDGRTGRDKLFVAGDFENGGATVVRAVAEGRQAARRAAEPHREGRRDDGH
- the preA gene encoding NAD-dependent dihydropyrimidine dehydrogenase subunit PreA; the protein is MAIDLSVSFCGVKFENPFILAAAPSTDNADMVARAFEAGWAGAIIKTTSVETEQVSLVYPMMTGLDLDGQRLAALENIDLISERHIDQVEKDVSRLKKEFPGKVVAASIMGAKKEHWEELVRRLEAAGVDLIECSFSCPHGMPEKGMGSAVGQSPELTEVTARWVKDAAKRVPVVIKLTPQIADIAAAAAAVKRSGADGVCAINTVKGLMGVDLDTFIPYPNVGGYSTYGGVSGPAIKPVALRCVAEIARRIDIPITATGGVTTWRDAVEFLLVGARTVQVCTEVMRHGFRVIEDFTDGLRNYLEDKGLSRVDELIGKALPYITEHSQLPRANKVRAHVEAEKCIRCGVCHVACRDGGHQAIEFGDDRLARVDENKCVGCAFCTTVCPVPGCLTMRPAAAD
- a CDS encoding molybdopterin cofactor-binding domain-containing protein yields the protein MVRLQLTVNRRPISVEIEEGATLLDLLRDKLGLMGAKNGCGKGHCGACTVIVDGEARRSCIVKAERCRGADVLTVEGLAEGDRLHPVQEAFIRAGAIQCGFCTPGMIMSTVALLRRNPDPSEAEVKDGLRHNLCRCTGYASILRAVRLAAALLRGDQAAVAILATVGGRGGVGSSAPRVGAVDRVTGRPMFADDLTRPGMVHGKLLFSTHPHAEIRSIDTAGAKAAPGVLAVMTAEDIPGRKIFGLLFKQQPVLCSDRVLHLGDPIAVVIAETEAQASSALGLIEVGYRPLPAVFSPEEALAEGAPVLHEEGNVMHRVEVRRGDVEAGFARAEVIVEGDYTSPMIEHAYLEPESALAEPDGDGGVVIWTASQGSWSFREMLAASLALPEEKVRVVYTPCGGGFGGKEEPTVQIHCALAAMRLGRPVKMTLTREESILMSTKRHPEKIHMRHGATRDGRLVTMEARIVCDTGAYASLGKPVVFRSAVVSSGPYDIPNVHSTAVGVYTNNPVGGAFRGFGSTQVSFASEVQMDKLARALGLDPLELRRRNALRQGGQTATGQVLGPGTNYLGTLEAVAGRLAGLKARAAAAAAPGRRIGLGVASAYKNVGIGTGKHDGAGAVVGLTEAGRLQVRIGATDMGQGSDTVMAQLAAEVTGIHFGLVDVLSSDTALCPDGEETTASRQTYITGNAVVQAAEAFLGRVAEFAGPGSKVDGDAVVVGSRREGLAELAGRAKAAGRRLEGESFYLAPTTYPLRETADQQPGDDPRLWDVHFAYCYGAQAAVVSVDVATGEVEVIEVVAAHDVGRAINPEGVRGQMEGGIMMGLGYALSEQVELDHGRIVSDNLQKLRVPRIGVTPAMDVVIIETPEPGGPFGAKGMGELATNPTAPAIINAIRDAVGSHIDDLPATREKVLAEIKGKEGKRPCSS
- the ssnA gene encoding putative aminohydrolase SsnA; this encodes MLIVGNGLLVTLGERNRVIPGGAVATERGLVVAVGPTAELKARHPGAEFLDARGGLIMPGLVNVHTHAYGAFARGISLGGRPAKTFIEVLRGLWWKLDRALTPEDVFVSGLLGLVDCLKNGTTTVFDHHASPNAIGGSLDQMAKAAGAVGVRACLCYEVSDRDGPGRASEGIEENVRFAAGLAGGGSTLAALMGLHASMTLSDATLGRAVAEAGRLGIGCHIHCSEGPEDLADSRGRYDRSVVRRLADMGVLGPSSIAAHCVHTSPEDFELLAKTRSIVAHNPQSNMNNAVGVAPVLAMLAAGVRVVLGTDGFGNDLFEGAMAANIVHKLASRDPSVGWGEGQQMTLANAGEVATQFFGCRLGALTEGAGADLIVVDYDPPTELNPGNFWGHFLFGLRGGQVRHSVVAGRLVMRDRRVLGLDEAEVMARARELSAKVWERVAKL
- a CDS encoding NAD/NADP octopine/nopaline dehydrogenase family protein, translated to MNERTGFLPKAVQWLNRRWWPGLSHGRPHTVAVLGAGNGGLAMAADLALAGHRVRLYNRSPGRLEPIIGTGGIELEGKAPRLVRLDRVTAEPGEAVQGASLIMVVVPATGHATLAEIFAPHLQDGQVVVLNPGRTGGALEFQSILRTNGAAPGAIVAEASTFLFASRATGPARARIYGRKSRVLFSALPASANREVGWLLDQLYPGRFVAASSVLETSLDNIGAVFHPAITLLNTGRIEDTADGFEFYRRGASPSVAKVMAAVDQERCTIAATLGVPHQSALSWMDKTYGIKAPDLYSALQANPGYAGITAPGQLDHRYLTEDVPASLVPMASLGAALRVPTPNIRCLIDLASTIHGLGYMAIGRTIERLGLSGHTPGQILAHVAEGRAVA
- a CDS encoding GNAT family N-acetyltransferase, whose protein sequence is MRSNERGDSGGRRLVAAVVGELTAGGFRSMLVWVLADNPFRRFYESLGGTYLRSQKMEIGGARLNEVAYAWTDLQEGDSTSETTRNR